One window from the genome of Procambarus clarkii isolate CNS0578487 chromosome 90, FALCON_Pclarkii_2.0, whole genome shotgun sequence encodes:
- the LOC138359406 gene encoding sialidase-like → MGLHTLRLVSHANRSRHQTPTEAVNRSSHQTPTGAAIRRQQKPSTEAAIRRQQELPSDANRSPQQTPTEAANRSPQQTPTEAANRSRHQTPTEAAIRRQQKTPTEAAIRRQQKPPSDANRSSHQTPTEAAIRRQQKPPSDANRSRHQTPTEAAIRRQQKPPSDANRSRHQTPTEAAIRRQQKPPSDANRSRQQTPTEAANRRQQILDANNNSQVDPFTAR, encoded by the exons atggggctgcatactttacgactggtctcac ACGCCAACAGAAGCCGCCATCAGACGCCAACAGAAGCCGTCAACAGAAGCAGCCATCAGACGCCAACAGGAGCTGCCATCAGACGCCAACAGAAGCCGTCAACAGAAGCAGCCATCAGACGCCAACAGGAGCTGCCATCAGACGCCAACAGAAGCCCCCAACAGACGCCAACAGAAGCCGCCAACAGAAGCCCCCAACAGACGCCAACAGAAGCCGCCAACAGAAGCCGCCATCAGACGCCAACAGAAGCCGCCATCAGACGCCAACAGAAGACGCCAACAGAAGCCGCCATCAGACGCCAACAGAAGCCGCCATCAGACGCCAACAGAAGCAGCCATCAGACGCCAACAGAAGCAGCCATCAGACGCCAACAGAAGCCGCCATCAGACGCCAACAGAAGCCGCCATCAGACGCCAACAGAAGCAGCCATCAGACGCCAACAGAAGCCGCCATCAGACGCCAACAGAAGCCGCCATCAGACGCCAACAGAAGCCGCCATCAGACGCCAACAGAAGCCGCCATCAGACGCCAACAGAAGCCGCCAACAGACGCCAACAGAAGCCGCCAATAGACGCCAACAGATTTTGGATGCCAACAACAACAGTCAAGTTgatccatttactgctaggtga